The Sulfurospirillum diekertiae genomic sequence AGGGTTTAAGAGTCGTCCCAAACCCAGCGCCATTTTAAGAAGCTGCGCATAAGTGTATTCGATCTGCTTGATGTCTTCCACGATGGCTTTCTTTTTGCCGTACGTTTCAATGGCATCCAAAAAAGTGCCGAAAAGATCGTTGGCAGGACGTGCGTCAAACGAACACTCTTGCATAAGATGGCGCATCGCTTCACCAGAGAGTAGACGTCTTTCATGCGATGTTCCCTCGTGCGAAACGTTGAGTTTGGTTGGCGTGCAATAATGCAGCGTAATCTGCGGAAAAAGCCTGTGCGGGTACGTCTTTGGCATACGAGAGAGTGTACTCAGTGTCGCTCCTTGAATCATCACAGGCACCACGGTCGCATTGGTTTTGACCGCGACAAAGGCACTACCTTCGTAAATCTTCATCAAACTGCCCGTTGTGGTGATGCGCCCTTCTGGGAAAATGACCACAGGTCGTCCGCTCTCGACCAGACGGATAATCGCCTTAATCGCCATCGGATTAGACGGATCGACAGTCAGATGATCGGCAAGCATAAGGAAAAATCGCACGAAAGGGTTTTTGGCGATTTGCGTGTTGATGATAAATACAGGCGAAACGGGCAACATCGCACCTAAAATCAAACCATCTAAAAACGATTGATGGTTGGCAATGATGAGCATCGGCTCATTTTTATTGGCTGTAAAATGCCCCTGAACACGAATTTTAAATAAAAAACGAAGGATGATGCGAAGCACTGTTTTGATCATGTTAGTTCCCGTGTAGATAATTTAAGACATTGCTAAAAGTCGCTTCTAAAAGCGGTTTATTGACCCAAAACCAAACCTCTTTGCCGATCTTCTCACTTAAAAGCACTTCGGCTTGATGAAGGATTTTGAGGTGGTGAGAAACGGTCGTGCGCGCCAAAGGCGAGACTTCAGCGATTTGCCCTGCATTAAGACGCTCTCCATCTTCAAACAGTA encodes the following:
- a CDS encoding ArsR/SmtB family transcription factor gives rise to the protein MQMQYAKDLPLEWKPMSAIFMALGDAHRQRILLLFEDGERLNAGQIAEVSPLARTTVSHHLKILHQAEVLLSEKIGKEVWFWVNKPLLEATFSNVLNYLHGN